Proteins found in one Fusarium keratoplasticum isolate Fu6.1 chromosome 12, whole genome shotgun sequence genomic segment:
- a CDS encoding HET domain-containing protein, with protein MMELHSHGVDHDFELELMLRFPRDMSKPERFSANLPTTWPSFVLPQGLEDWEHDSDDEIAKRVLTDTNSLDLEARYLYFRVLRTWLLNCDENHDECRLRQSGRGFWPTRAIYVGDHPSVRLVEEPDDEKDYIVLSHCWGKPTEEERKHFCTTPQNYHHRLDGFCFDDLPKTFQDAIMVSRELGKKYIWIDALCIIQGPGGDWQSEAGRMEHVFANAYCTVAANSAKGWKDGFLESGLWDQINPESTECECLFDSEVSEAPLMQRAWVLQERVLSRRIIHFTSGVSNARPGHTYWECGGGIRCQQFSKLSPPIYKDTFIRDPYFPARLKDASYFRALDFMQSLFREYSLAGLTYKSDRDTAILSLLNRISHELDTEVRYGVIRCFLGSLLLWKRTAEELTPSIDFGQRAVPSWSWMAYDGSIEFIIMYDYELRIPRDTDLGFAQDGEELNVKVRRFENCQLGAAKRGGGYSICDGNEKIGSLWLDMKDRIEFRHCVVIGAGDTRPRQKQLYVLVVQEEPGKGRYKRLGVGILGDGYVSVESEPGRLV; from the exons ATGATGGAGCTACATTCTCACGGCGTTGACCACGACTTCGAGCTCGAGCTGATGCTGCGCTTCCCTCGGGACATGTCGAAGCCTGAGCGGTTCAGCGCGAACTTACCAACAACATGGCCATCCTTCGTTCTCCCGCAAGGTCTCGAAGATTGGGAGCATGACAGTGATGATGAAATTGCCAAGAGAGTCCTGACTGATACCAATTCGCTAGACCTTGAAGCTCGATATCTGTACTTTCGAGTGCTCCGAACGTGGCTGCTGAATTGCGACGAAAACCATGATGAGTGTCGATTGCGACAATCTGGGCGTGGATTCTGGCCGACGAGAGCCATCTACGTTGGAGACCACCCCAGCGTGAGGCTCGTCGAAGAACCGGACGACGAAAAAGACTATATTGTACTGTCACACTGCTGGGGTAAGCCGACGGAAGAAGAACGGAAGCACTTCTGTACCACTCCCCAGAATTATCACCATCGCTTGGACGGATTTTGCTTTGATGACCTGCCCAAGACGTTTCAGGACGCGATCATGGTATCGCGAGAGCTTGGGAAGAAATATATCTGGATTGATGCCctctgcatcatccaagGTCCCGGCGGTGACTGGCAAAGCGAAGCTGGGAGGATGGAGCACGTCTTTGCCAACGCCTACTGCACCGTCGCTGCAAACTCGGCCAAAGGGTGGAAGGACGGTTTCCTGGAGTCAGGCCTCTGGGATCAAATCAACCCAGAAAGCACGGAATGCGAATGTTTGTTTGATTCAGAAGTTAGTGAGGCACCCTTGATGCAGAGAGCCTGGGTTCTCCAGGAACGGGTGTTATCACGGCGAATCATTCATTTTACCTCGGGGGTTTCGAATGCAAGACCTGGGCATACATATTGGGAATGTGGCGGTGGGATCCGCTGCCAGCAGTTTTCAAAGCTGAGCCC GCCCATCTACAAAGACACATTTATTCGTGACCCCTACTTCCCAGCGCGGCTCAAGGACGCATCATATTTTCGCGCTCTTGATTTTATGCAATCCCTTTTTCGGGAATACTCACTAGCCGGGCTCACATACAAGTCCGACAGAGACACGGCCATATTAAGCCTGCTCAATCGCATCAGCCATGAACTTGACACAGAGGTAAGATATGGCGTTATTCGCTGTTTTCTGGGTAGTCTGCTCTTGTGGAAGCGAACTGCCGAGGAACTGACACCCTCGATCGACTTTGGGCAACGGGCCGTGCCGTCATGGTCCTGGATGGCGTACGACGGAAGCATCGAGTTCATCATCATGTATGATTACGAGCTGAGGATACCTCGCGACACGGACCTTGGATTCGCTCAAGATGGGGAAGAACTGAACGTCAAAGTCCGGCGATTTGAAAATTGCCAACTAGGCGCAGCCAAGCGAGGTGGTGGATATTCTATCTGCGATGGAAACGAGAAGATTGGGTCACTATGGTTGGACATGAAGGACCGCATCGAGTTCAGGCACTGTGTCGTCATTGGGGCTGGTGATACAAGGCCCCGTCAGAAACAGCTCTACGTCCTAGTGGTTCAGGAGGAGCCAGGCAAAGGAAGATACAAGAGGTTGGGAGTTGGCATTTTGGGTGATGGTTATGTGTCCGTGGAGAGTGAGCCTGGACGACTTGTGTGA
- a CDS encoding Kinesin-like protein: MTTTSPKAKAINVFARWRPLASDETKSGEMRHSKQPDSKGFSSVSIKPQASSKDRPWTSPSAFHTIFGPEDHNSEVYDTVVVPNICKVLAGERCSFFAYGHSGSGKTHTILGYDFEHSRELGLCLAAAKQLFAEIERLQMENKEQELGIGFSLFELRQKSAFDLLNNRSECHVRQGPDGKVHIRGETEMLEGGKVRVQPIVQRPCWKFETFQQELVHALGQRATGSSSVHDQSSRTHAVLELEIVSQPLIDARMALVDRQSELVPVGKRAIDVSIEEDMKSVIQTKDGGWAPNPDYQKDEARIKAVEDEKALFEGRVAAAEEQIQAILKFSPSLCLGAKMVFVDLAGAEYSEDNAARMRKLKQSPQERQEGRQINSDLLALKEVMRAWSKGSNRIPFRSSTLTMVLREHFIATGSSAIIVTLSPAQGQYAATLNSLRYASLVGAPGA, from the coding sequence ATGACCACCACCTCCCCCAAGGCTAAAGCCATCAACGTGTTTGCACGATGGCGGCCACTCGCATCAGATGAGACCAAGTCGGGCGAGATGCGGCACAGCAAACAGCCAGACTCCAAAGGATTTTCTTCTGTCTCTATCAAACCTCAAGCATCGTCCAAAGATCGCCCATGGACGAGTCCCTCAGCGTTCCATACCATCTTTGGTCCCGAAGACCACAACTCCGAGGTATACGACACTGTTGTGGTGCCCAACATCTGCAAGGTTCTCGCTGGTGAAAGGTGCAGCTTCTTCGCGTATGGACATTCGGGTAGTGGAAAGACACACACCATTCTCGGTTACGATTTTGAGCACAGCCGGGAGCTTGGGCTGTGTCTTGCTGCCGCCAAGCAACTATTTGCAGAGATCGAGCGCCTTCAGATGGAGAACAAAGAGCAAGAGCTAGGTATCGGATTCAGCTTGTTTGAACTGCGCCAGAAGTCAGCGTTTGATCTTCTTAACAACAGGTCTGAATGCCATGTCAGACAAGGTCCTGACGGGAAAGTCCACATCCGCGGCGAGACCGAGATGCTGGAAGGAGGCAAAGTCCGGGTTCAACCCATTGTTCAGCGGCCATGCTGGAAATTCGAGACCTTCCAACAAGAGCTTGTCCACGCCCTTGGTCAGCGTGCAACGGGCTCTTCGAGCGTGCACGACCAAAGCTCCAGGACTCACGCTGTGCTGGAACTAGAGATTGTCAGCCAGCCCTTGATTGATGCGAGAATGGCTTTGGTCGATCGCCAGTCTGAGCTTGTGCCCGTGGGAAAGCGCGCCATAGACGTCAGCATCGAGGAGGATATGAAGAGCGTCATTCAGACGAAAGATGGAGGGTGGGCACCCAACCCCGACTACCAGAAGGACGAAGCTCGCATCAAAGcagtcgaggatgagaaggccCTATTTGAGGGTCGTGTCGCAGCCGCGGAAGAGCAGATCCAAGCGATCCTCAAATTCAGCCCCTCTCTGTGTTTGGGGGCGAAGATGGTGTTTGTCGATCTCGCCGGCGCCGAATACTCGGAAGACAATGCCGCCCGGATGCGGAAATTGAAGCAGAGTCCCCAAGaacgccaagaaggccgacaAATCAACAGCGACTTGCTAGCATTGAAGGAGGTGATGAGGGCTTGGTCCAAGGGGTCTAACAGAATACCGTTCAGATcttcgactttgacgatggTGTTGCGGGAGCATTTTATTGCTACGGGGAGCTCTGCCATTATTGTGACGCTGTCGCCTGCGCAGGGTCAGTATGCTGCGACCCTCAACTCGCTGAGATATGCGAGCTTGGTCGGAGCTCCTGGTGCTTGA